In Zingiber officinale cultivar Zhangliang chromosome 6A, Zo_v1.1, whole genome shotgun sequence, a single genomic region encodes these proteins:
- the LOC121994467 gene encoding brassinosteroid-responsive RING protein 1-like translates to MGFPPDDYAVVPTPVVLFFLFLAYVKYAVWVLLRYIGLHAAEEPLVSPWEEHEFYFPDAAGSSAPPPPPDPSSFKKRLRVVEFDALRQRGCHVDDDPTCVICLGQLEARHRVRELGNCGHGFHVECIDRWVDGGQVRCPLCRASLLPPAEGAAVGKDGKWRRFLRRVW, encoded by the coding sequence ATGGGCTTTCCTCCTGACGACTACGCGGTGGTGCCGACGCCGGTGGtgcttttcttcctcttcctcgcctACGTCAAATACGCTGTGTGGGTGCTCCTCCGCTACATCGGGCTCCACGCCGCGGAGGAGCCGCTCGTCTCCCCCTGGGAGGAGCACGAGTTCTACTTCCCTGACGCCGCCGGTTCCTCGGCGCCACCGCCACCGCCGGATCCTTCCTCCTTCAAGAAGCGGCTGAGAGTGGTGGAGTTCGACGCCCTGCGGCAGCGGGGGTGCCACGTGGACGACGACCCGACGTGCGTTATCTGCTTGGGCCAGCTGGAGGCGCGGCACAGGGTGAGGGAGCTCGGCAACTGCGGCCATGGCTTCCACGTGGAGTGCATTGATAGGTGGGTGGACGGCGGCCAGGTGAGGTGCCCGCTGTGCCGGGCCAGCTTGCTGCCACCCGCCGAAGGCGCCGCCGTGGGGAAGGACGGGAAGTGGCGAAGATTCCTCCGCCGCGTTTGGTAG